The DNA region TTTCATGTGGCTAAGTAGAAGATTGACAATGCGACCATATAAGCGCCATTCCGCAGAAGTCGGCTGTCTTGCTTCATCTTGTGAGAAAGATTTATCTAAACGTCCTCCGAAAATTTTTTCGATGAGCGTTTTGAACAACTGTTTCTGAATTACGATCAGGCAATAGGCGTTTTTATAATTGTTGATCGATGCCCAGCTTTTGAAACACAGCTTATCACTGTCTTCATTGAGGGATTTCCACTCTACTATTGAAGATGCCTCAACCTGAACCAGGCTTTGTGTAAACTCTGCAAGGTCTCTTTCGAGCATTGTCCCGCAGGAGTTTACGGCTCTGCTGAATATTCTTTCATATTTCTGCAGGCTATTGCCTGCCAGATGCAGATCATAGGGGGTTACTGGTGTCACTCAAAAAGCTCCATGCTGACAGGAGATAGTACTGAATAGTAATGCATAATCATTATGGAATCTGCACCCCATACTGCTTTTCAGTTGGCTCTGCAAATAAAATCATGCGCGTGATTCTATGCGCGCCGAAAAGGTTATGGTTTTAGTGCTGAGGCAGTTTATTGAGCTAACTGGTTGAATGACATAAAAAAAGTGTCAGCATTCCTGACACCTGAAGCCGCCAGAAAGTGGGGAGCCGGTTGAATGCCCTGAGCAGGTAGCGAATGCACGTACCTTCCGGTGACCGATCCTGCTTGCAACGATGGTCACAGTTCTCTAAAATTCCGGCTCTTTGTATGCTGGGCTAAGTGTGCAGGGTTCTGGTGGCTCTCGGGTTGTCAGTACTTGGTACATTTGTCCAACTCCTTGCCTTACCGCACTTTCTGCTGGCTACTGGCTAGCTGAAACGTGAGCGGGAGGCTGTTTAACCCGTAAGGAGCAAATAATGCGTCATTACGAAATTGTTTTCCTGGTTCACCCAGACCAGAGCGAGCAAGTACCAGCGATGGTAGAGCGTTACACCCGCGCTATCTCCGAAAATGGCGGTCAGGTACACCGTCTGGAAGATTGGGGCCGTCGTCAGCTGGCTTACCCAATCAACAAAATCCACAAAGCTCACTATGTTCTGATGAACATTGAGTGTGGCAACGAAGTCCTGAGCGAGCTGACTGATAACTTCCGTTACAACGATGCCGTTATCCGTAACATGGTTATCCGTCGTGACGAAGCGATCACTGAAGCTTCCATCATGATGCAGGCTGAAGAGAAGCGTGATCGTCGTGACGACCGTCGCGAAGATCGTCGTGAAGAGCGTCGTGAAGAAGCTCCAGCTGCTGAAGCTGCTCCAGCAGAAGAAGCTGCTGAATAATCATTACTCGCTTAATTTAAGGAGACGTTGTCATGGCACGTTTTTTCCGTCGCAGGAAGTTTTGCCGTTTCACCGCTGAAGGCGTGAAAGAGATCGATTACAAAGATCTGAACACCCTGAAAGCCTACATTTCTGAAACTGGTAAGATCGTACCTAGCCGTATTACCGGTACTAAGGCTCGTTACCAGCGTCAGCTGGCTACTGCTATCAAACGCGCTCGTTACGTGGCACTGCTGCCATTCACCGATCGTCACTGATATCCGGTAATTGGAACTAAGGTATAGCTAATGCGTGGACTGGCAAATTATGCAATGCGTGGCCCCGGACAGGCACTGTTTTTGGCCGTGTTGTTTGCCAGCATCCCAATGTTGTTCTGGCTCAGTTCAGCCGTTATTGCCCTGGTGATACTGCGACGCGGTATTGACCATGGTCTGAAACTGCTGATGTGGGCTCTGCTTCCGGCGATAGGCTGGGCAGCCGCTGGTCAGTTCAACGTAATAACAGGTCTGGTATCGACTACGATACTGGCCTGTACATTACGCCAGACGGTTTCCTGGCCGAAGACACTCCTGGCGCTGGTTCCGGTTGGGGGAGCAATGGCTCTTTCACTGTTCCAGCTGGCACCGCAGCAAATCGCCCTGCTCACCGAGGCAGTGATGGGTCTTCTTGTGAAGATTCTGCCGGGGCAGGGTGCAGAGAGCACGGTCGACATAGGAACTCAGCTGAAACCGTTAGTTGAGTACGGCGTGGTAGGAATGCTTGCCTGGTTTACCCTGGCAAGCAGTGTGTTGTCGCTGGTCCTGGCGCGAGCCTGGCAGTCAGCGTTATACAACCCTGGCGGGTTCGGTAAAGAGTTCCGCCAGCTGATACTGCCACCTGTTGCCAGCATTGCTTTGCTGGCCCTGACTCTGGGAGGAACAACCCTGTCACCTGTGTTGACAGCGTTGATTCCAATAGCTTCGCTGCCACTGTTTATTGCAGGTGTTGCCCTCGTTCACGGGCTGGTAAACCTGAAACAGTTGGGAAGCTTCTGGCTGGTAGGCATGTATATGTTGCTGATTTTCGTCACGCAACTGGCATACCCGGTTATTGTTTTGACAGCCTGTTTTGACAGCGTGTTTGATTTCCGCCGAAGGGCGGCAAACCGAATTGCACAGAACGGGCCAAAATAAAGGTAAGAGGTTAGCGATGGACGTTATCCTGCTTGAGAAAATCGCCAATCTGGGCGATCTGGGCGACAAGGTAACCGTTAAAGCTGGTTACGGTCGTAACTTCCTGATCCCATTCAGCAAAGCTGTTCCAGCTACTAAAGACAACGTAGCTGCTTTCGAAGCTCGTCGTGCTGAACTGGAAAAAGCAGCTTCCGAGAAGCTGGTTGGTGCTGAGAAGCGCGCTGCTGAAATGGCAGAAATCGAACTGACCCTGACTGCTAAGGCAGGCGACGAAGGTAAGCTGTTCGGTTCTATCGGTCCTCGCGACCTGGCTGAAGCCATCACCTCTGCTGGTGTTGCTGTAGCCAAGAGCGAAATCCGTATGCCAGAAGGTCCTATTCGCGCAACTGGCGAATACGACGTGGCTATCCAGCTGCACACTGACGTTGCTGCTGCTATCAAGGTATTCATTGAAGCTGAGTAATTTCAGACTCAATACGCCCTGATGAAAAATGCCCGCAGGTTTCTGCGGGCATTTTTTTTGCCTGGTAAAAATGAGGGGTTAATTAAAATATTTCTTTCATTTATTAGTCACCTGTCTGACACATTGCTGCCGTTTAATTAACCCGACCCACTACAGCCTGATCTGAATAATAAGAACCTCAAACCAACTCTTCATACAAAAAAATAATAGCTATAAACACAATAAGGGTGAAAAACAATGAGCCGGGAAACCTCTGATCCAACGATTTATAACAACAGCAAGAACCGACCAATGTCAGCGGTGCTGGATACTGAGCTGAGCCGGCGTGGTATTTTGCGTGGTGGAATCGGTCTGGCGGCACTGGGCTTTTTATCGGGTATGGGGCTGGCAGGCTGTGAGCTGAATTCTTCCAATTCCTCAGATGCCGATGATGTGACACCCGAACCCGAATTAAAGCTGGGCTTTGAATCCATCCCCGGTGCCAGGCTGAACGCAGTGGCGGTTGCTGCTGGTTACAGCGCACAGGTTCTGGCTCCGTGGGGAACACCGTTAAACAGTCAGGCGAATTCCTGGAAAGACGACGGAAGTAATACGTCACAAGACCAGCTGAACGCAGTGGGCATGCATCATGATGGCATGCACTTTTTTCCACTGAACGGTAGCGATACAGAAGGTTTGCTGTGTATTAACCATGAATATATTGACCAGAGTGCGTTGCATCCTGCCGGTGCTACAGAGGTCGCAGGTAAACGTCCGGCCGAAGAAGTTCGTAAGGAAATCAATGCTCACGGTGTTTCAGTGGTGCATATCAGACGGGTAGACGGCGTCTGGGATGTAGTGACGGACAGTTCTTATAATCGTCGAATCACCTCTGCGACTGAAATGGATGTAACCGGACCGGTTGCAGGCAGTGGTTTGCTGGTCACTAAATACACGACAGGCCGGGGCGTTGAGAATATTGCCAGAGGCACCAATAACAACTGTGGTAACGGTTATACGCCCTGGGGAACCTATCTTACCTGTGAAGAGAACTGGCCTTTTATCTTTGTGAATAGTGGCACACAGGACGCAGGTCAGGTAAGAATGGGCATTCCGGCATCAGGTACTCGTTATAGCTGGGAGACAGCTGAAGACGGTTTATACGACGAGTTTACCCAGTTCAATGTAACGCCTTCAGGTACCGATGCCACACAAGACTTCCGCAACGAAGCCAATGGCCATGGTTATGTTGTCGAAATTGATCCTTACAACCCTGCTTCCCGTGCCGTTAAGCGCACAGCTCTTGGGCGTTTCCGCCACGAGGACGTCACTTTTGGCAAGCTGGAAACAGGGAAGCCCGTGGTTTTTTACACCGGACATGACGGACGCTTCGAGTATATCTATAAGTATGTGTCGACTAAGCTGTGGAACCCTGCTGATGCCAGCCGGATTGACCGGCTCAGTGTTGGCTCAGAATATATGGACGATGGTATTTTGTTCGTTGCCCGGTTTAATGAAGAGGGTAAAGGTGAATGGATTCCTTTGCTGGAAAGCACGGTAACGACGTCGGGACAGACTCTGGGAGAAGTGGTTGGTTCTCAGGCAGAAATTATTCTTAACTGTCCATGGGCAGGGGATGCTGTTGGGGCAACGCCAATGGATCGCCCGGAATGGACAGCAGTGGACCCTGATACCGGCCTGGTTTATGTCACTTTGACGAATAACACCAGTCGTACAGAAGTTAATGCGGCAAACCCGAGAACCAACAACAAATTTGGTCATATCATTCGCTGGCAGGAAGGTGCAGCAGCGACAGAGTTTGCCTGGGATTTCTTTGTCTTTGGATCGCCAGCCAGTGGCGACAGTGCAACCAATCTGTCAGGTTTAACGGAACGGAATGAATTTGCCAGCCCGGACGGTTTGATCTTTGATAGTCGCGGTATCCTCTGGGTTCAGACCGACAACGGTGCTGATGAAGTAACAGAAAACACTAACGACCAGATGCTGGCTGTGATTCCATCCAGGCTCGGTAGTGCCGACTCCGGCGAGCCTGTGGTTGATGGTGGTAATCAGGATCAACTGCGGCGGTTTTTTGTTGGTCCTAATGGTTGTGAAGTGACCGGCCTTGCCTTCACAGGGGACAATAAAAACTTCTTTGTTAATATTCAGCATCCGTCAAACTGGCCTTACAGCAGAAATGCTGCTGAAGAGACACCTGTCGGGGTCTCTGTAAGACCAAGAGCGTCAACTGTGGTTATTATGAAGGACGATGGTGGTGAAATTGGTGTTTAGATTGAGTTACCTGGCCTGTTCAGTCTGTCTACAAAAGCCGAGTTGCGGTATTCTGTAGAGTCAACTGACAACCTGTTTATTGTGGCCATGCAAAGCACCCTGCAAGAAGCTGAATTACCCATTGATGAAGCGACTGTAAACCTGAAGACTCCGCCCCATTCCATCGAGGCGGAACAGTCTGTACTGGGTGGTCTGCTGTTGGACAATGAAGCCTGGGACAAGGTGGGGGATAAGGTAACGAGTGATGATTTCTACCATCCCCGCCATCGAATCATCTATTCGGCCATGGCAAAATCTGCCAATGAAAGCCTGCCTTTTGATCCTCTGACGCTGGCTGACACCCTGGACCGTCAGGGTGATCTGGACGATGCCGGTGGCATGCTCTACATCACTGAGCTGGTGTCCAGTGTGGCAGGTATCGCCAATATTGAAGCCTATGCCACGATCATTCAGGAACGCTCTGTGCTTCGCAAGCTGATTCAAATCAGCCAGAAAATTACTGAAAGAGCCTATAACCCGGAAGGCCTGAACAGCCAGGATGTACTGGACGAAGCGGAGCGTCTGGTTTTTAACATTGCTGAAGAGCGTCCTAAAACCGGTGGCCCCCAAGGGGTTCGTGAAATTCTTGATAACACCGTCAAGAAGATTGATGAACTGTTTAATGCCGGAGATGCCATTACTGGTATCACCACCGGTTTTGCCGATCTGGATAATATGACGTCAGGTATGCAGCCGTCTGATATGGTGATTGTTGCAGCGCGTCCATCGATGGGTAAGTGCATCGTTTCTGGTAGCCGCGTGCTTGATCCTGAATCCGGTGAGCTGGTTAAGATTGATGATATTGTTGCCCGGCAGTCTGGTTCACTGCTGTCACTAGGGGATGATTTTCGCCTCAGCCCTGCAACACCATCAGCTTTTGTTGATGATGGATTGAAACCTGTCTTTAAAGTGAAGACCGCTTTAGGGCGAACCATCGAAACGACACTGACCCACCCATTCCTGTCTGGTGATGGCTGGCAGCCACTGGGCAATCTTAAGGTCGGTGATGCCGTTGCTGTACCAAGAGTTTTACCGGTTTTTGGTCATAAATATTTGTCTGGTCATGAAATCAGGTTAATGGCTTATTTTATTGGTGACGGCGGAACAACGCAGACCTCTCTGCGCTTTACCAATGGCAATGAAGCGGTGCTGGATGATTTTATTGCAGCAGTTAACGCATTCGGAGGCGTAAAATGCGCTCGTATAGAAGGCAATGAAGGCACCACTCCGTCTGTGAGAGTAAGCAGTGATCTGGGCCAGGTTTCTGAGGCTCGTCAGCAGTTTGCGCAGAAACTCTCTTCCCTGATGCTGAAGCGGGGCATTACCGGGAAGATGCTTGCCAGCAAACTGAATGTCGCTGAATCGACAATCAGTTACTGGAAAAATGGTGAGGCGACTCCTGTTGAAGGGCGAGTGTTGCCACTTTGCCAGGTTCTTAACGTTGGCACTGAAGAGTTATTTCCCGGTGGTTATGAACAGGCAGTCTGGAATGACCAAAACCCGTTAACGAAATGGCTGGATGCAATTGGCCTGAACAACAGGCTGGCACACGAAAAGACAATTCCAGAGGTTGTTTATCAGCTGGAAAAAGATGGACTGGCCATGTTCCTGAGCCATCTTTTTACTTGTGATGGTAGTGCTTTTGTCCAGGGAAATGGTCAGTGCCGC from Endozoicomonas sp. NE40 includes:
- the rpsF gene encoding 30S ribosomal protein S6, with amino-acid sequence MRHYEIVFLVHPDQSEQVPAMVERYTRAISENGGQVHRLEDWGRRQLAYPINKIHKAHYVLMNIECGNEVLSELTDNFRYNDAVIRNMVIRRDEAITEASIMMQAEEKRDRRDDRREDRREERREEAPAAEAAPAEEAAE
- the rpsR gene encoding 30S ribosomal protein S18; protein product: MARFFRRRKFCRFTAEGVKEIDYKDLNTLKAYISETGKIVPSRITGTKARYQRQLATAIKRARYVALLPFTDRH
- the rplI gene encoding 50S ribosomal protein L9, whose amino-acid sequence is MDVILLEKIANLGDLGDKVTVKAGYGRNFLIPFSKAVPATKDNVAAFEARRAELEKAASEKLVGAEKRAAEMAEIELTLTAKAGDEGKLFGSIGPRDLAEAITSAGVAVAKSEIRMPEGPIRATGEYDVAIQLHTDVAAAIKVFIEAE
- a CDS encoding PhoX family protein — encoded protein: MSRETSDPTIYNNSKNRPMSAVLDTELSRRGILRGGIGLAALGFLSGMGLAGCELNSSNSSDADDVTPEPELKLGFESIPGARLNAVAVAAGYSAQVLAPWGTPLNSQANSWKDDGSNTSQDQLNAVGMHHDGMHFFPLNGSDTEGLLCINHEYIDQSALHPAGATEVAGKRPAEEVRKEINAHGVSVVHIRRVDGVWDVVTDSSYNRRITSATEMDVTGPVAGSGLLVTKYTTGRGVENIARGTNNNCGNGYTPWGTYLTCEENWPFIFVNSGTQDAGQVRMGIPASGTRYSWETAEDGLYDEFTQFNVTPSGTDATQDFRNEANGHGYVVEIDPYNPASRAVKRTALGRFRHEDVTFGKLETGKPVVFYTGHDGRFEYIYKYVSTKLWNPADASRIDRLSVGSEYMDDGILFVARFNEEGKGEWIPLLESTVTTSGQTLGEVVGSQAEIILNCPWAGDAVGATPMDRPEWTAVDPDTGLVYVTLTNNTSRTEVNAANPRTNNKFGHIIRWQEGAAATEFAWDFFVFGSPASGDSATNLSGLTERNEFASPDGLIFDSRGILWVQTDNGADEVTENTNDQMLAVIPSRLGSADSGEPVVDGGNQDQLRRFFVGPNGCEVTGLAFTGDNKNFFVNIQHPSNWPYSRNAAEETPVGVSVRPRASTVVIMKDDGGEIGV
- the dnaB gene encoding replicative DNA helicase, whose product is MQSTLQEAELPIDEATVNLKTPPHSIEAEQSVLGGLLLDNEAWDKVGDKVTSDDFYHPRHRIIYSAMAKSANESLPFDPLTLADTLDRQGDLDDAGGMLYITELVSSVAGIANIEAYATIIQERSVLRKLIQISQKITERAYNPEGLNSQDVLDEAERLVFNIAEERPKTGGPQGVREILDNTVKKIDELFNAGDAITGITTGFADLDNMTSGMQPSDMVIVAARPSMGKCIVSGSRVLDPESGELVKIDDIVARQSGSLLSLGDDFRLSPATPSAFVDDGLKPVFKVKTALGRTIETTLTHPFLSGDGWQPLGNLKVGDAVAVPRVLPVFGHKYLSGHEIRLMAYFIGDGGTTQTSLRFTNGNEAVLDDFIAAVNAFGGVKCARIEGNEGTTPSVRVSSDLGQVSEARQQFAQKLSSLMLKRGITGKMLASKLNVAESTISYWKNGEATPVEGRVLPLCQVLNVGTEELFPGGYEQAVWNDQNPLTKWLDAIGLNNRLAHEKTIPEVVYQLEKDGLAMFLSHLFTCDGSAFVQGNGQCRISYSSSSYELIKGLQHLLLRFGVNAKIREKVTRYPGAQVPYELEVLSQSSIQAFIDSIGIFAKEDRIEAVRKELAGKVPHDNSDILPESVCEYILKLKGDRSWREIYTSAGKIYPENYNPHLTGASRRGVSRRRAALFAELFADDYLRHLASSDLYWDKIVSIEPQGDRQVYDLTVPDTHNFVAEDFCVHNTTFAMNLVENALLNTDKGIMVFSLEMPSEQLMMRMLSSLGRINQSKVRSGNLEEEDWPKLVSAVERIKDKKLFIDDTAGISPSEMRSRARRIVREHGELGMIMIDYLQLMQIPGYDQGRTNEISEISRSLKAIAKEFNVPVIALSQLNRSLEQRPNKRPVNSDLRESGAIEQDADVIMFIYRDEVYNPDTEYKGVGEIIIGKQRNGPIGSVRLAFIGQYTRFENLAPDAYNFDDDE